Proteins found in one candidate division KSB1 bacterium genomic segment:
- a CDS encoding DUF2723 domain-containing protein: protein MNDHRKMNALVGGVVALVAFLTYLRTIAPTVSFWDCGEFIACSYILGVPHPPGAPLYILLGRIFSMVPFARDIAFRVNLISAIASAFTVLFLYLIIVRLIVLWRGVPQSKLDRLLLYSSGAIGALAYAFTDSFWFNAVESEVYAVSMLFTAAVVWLAMRWMEHADDPRSDRYVLMIAYCVGLAIGVHLLNILALPFVFLIFYFRRFKPASFQEMLLHLVVAAAILGACAFVGMVFKFVYVGLALYLVGHYFYARGKISEAGKRYAHLALTLGVGTSVFVAIYPGVIKGIPYLAQKTSMEALLIFILLLLIAGVVAVNERRRWLSVSLLSLFLIVLGYSTYTALYIRSNLDPAIDENDPETAAGMVRYLNREQYGTWGILPRRFPNLPYEWEFRQRYPGENYKLHQFGRQISFFWNYQLKKMYWRYFGWQFIGKGNTLGSDGYIVETISLRGLYALPFLIGLFGMVHHFFRDWKRALAVLVLFIMTGVAIVVYLNQEDPQPRERDYVYVGSFFAFAMWIGVGVSAILEWVAEALRQRRMRELAVAGTALLLLVAGPINLFAFNFHSHDRTGDYVPYDYSYNLLQTCEQNAIVFTNGDNDTFPLWFLQEVEGIRKDVRVVNLSLLNTDWYIKQLRDQEPRVPIRMSDSQIETLRPMSMLELLAMSGQMGDEDLERLRRNPPRKVKVSIPVPPEAYERDRAELGEWAPPSSSGEVDRITFEVLPTLMGQGIRVQDYMVLRILYDNQWRRPVYFAVTVSNDNKLNLFKYLRMDGLGFRVVSVPGDYQVAVDRLRKNLFEVFRYRSLQDPSVYFTDNVKGLLQNYRAAFLRLATEYARAQRYPDMVATLEKMEEVMPEAVIPILDVNAQLEVAKLYYLGGRKEECERRLKKLVADNPDFGMAHGWLVNLYEQEGRYTEAADVLARWQDKHPGDREIEAKIKELRQKAGAGRADTTTERGAKEPGGVTQPENRG from the coding sequence ATGAATGACCACCGCAAGATGAATGCGCTGGTGGGCGGCGTGGTGGCCTTGGTGGCGTTTCTGACCTACCTCCGTACCATCGCTCCCACGGTGTCTTTCTGGGATTGTGGGGAGTTTATTGCCTGTTCCTACATTCTTGGCGTGCCCCATCCGCCTGGCGCGCCGCTTTACATTTTGCTGGGTCGAATATTTTCCATGGTTCCTTTCGCCAGGGACATTGCCTTCAGGGTGAATCTAATCTCGGCCATTGCCAGCGCCTTTACGGTTCTGTTCCTCTACTTGATCATCGTGCGGCTGATCGTTTTGTGGCGCGGTGTGCCTCAAAGCAAGCTCGACAGGCTTCTCCTCTACAGCAGCGGGGCAATTGGGGCGCTTGCTTATGCATTCACCGATTCATTCTGGTTCAATGCCGTGGAGTCAGAGGTCTACGCCGTCAGCATGCTCTTCACCGCGGCAGTGGTCTGGCTAGCCATGAGGTGGATGGAACACGCCGATGACCCACGCAGTGACCGCTATGTGCTGATGATTGCCTACTGCGTGGGATTGGCAATTGGCGTACACTTGCTCAACATCTTGGCCCTTCCTTTCGTCTTCCTCATATTCTACTTTCGGAGGTTCAAGCCTGCTTCCTTCCAGGAAATGCTCCTCCACCTGGTCGTAGCGGCGGCAATTCTGGGGGCCTGTGCTTTCGTCGGGATGGTCTTCAAGTTCGTTTACGTTGGGCTGGCGCTCTACCTGGTGGGGCACTACTTTTACGCACGCGGCAAAATCAGCGAAGCGGGCAAGCGGTATGCACATCTTGCTCTCACCCTTGGCGTGGGCACCTCTGTGTTTGTGGCCATCTACCCCGGCGTCATCAAGGGCATTCCCTACCTGGCCCAAAAGACCTCGATGGAAGCCCTCTTGATTTTCATCCTCCTCCTTCTTATTGCTGGAGTGGTGGCAGTAAATGAGCGACGCCGGTGGCTCTCTGTATCGCTGTTGTCGCTTTTTCTCATCGTGCTCGGCTATTCCACCTACACGGCGCTGTACATTAGGTCCAACCTCGATCCCGCAATCGACGAAAACGACCCAGAGACGGCTGCGGGAATGGTACGCTACCTGAATCGAGAACAGTATGGCACATGGGGTATCCTCCCGCGCAGGTTTCCCAACCTCCCGTATGAATGGGAATTCAGGCAGCGGTACCCCGGCGAGAACTATAAGTTGCACCAGTTCGGCAGACAGATCAGCTTCTTCTGGAACTATCAACTCAAGAAAATGTACTGGCGCTATTTCGGCTGGCAGTTCATAGGCAAGGGGAACACCCTCGGCAGCGATGGGTACATTGTGGAGACCATTTCGCTGAGAGGTTTATATGCGTTACCCTTCCTCATCGGGCTGTTTGGGATGGTTCACCACTTTTTCAGGGACTGGAAGCGAGCCCTGGCGGTGCTGGTGCTGTTCATAATGACTGGGGTGGCGATCGTGGTCTACCTAAACCAGGAGGACCCCCAGCCGCGCGAGCGAGACTATGTCTATGTGGGCTCGTTTTTCGCGTTCGCCATGTGGATCGGAGTGGGGGTCTCGGCCATTCTGGAGTGGGTTGCCGAGGCCCTGAGGCAACGCAGGATGCGAGAGTTGGCTGTCGCCGGCACAGCGCTGCTTCTTCTGGTGGCGGGGCCGATCAACCTCTTCGCCTTCAACTTCCACTCCCATGACCGCACCGGTGACTACGTCCCGTACGATTATTCCTACAACCTGTTGCAGACGTGTGAGCAGAACGCTATCGTCTTCACCAATGGCGACAACGACACCTTCCCGCTGTGGTTCTTGCAGGAGGTGGAGGGTATTCGCAAAGATGTGCGGGTGGTGAACCTCAGCCTGCTCAATACCGATTGGTACATCAAACAGCTGCGGGACCAGGAGCCTCGTGTCCCAATACGCATGAGTGACAGTCAGATCGAAACTCTGCGCCCGATGAGCATGCTGGAGTTGCTCGCTATGAGTGGGCAAATGGGTGACGAGGACCTGGAAAGGCTGCGGCGCAACCCGCCCAGAAAGGTAAAGGTGAGCATCCCTGTGCCGCCGGAAGCGTACGAAAGGGACAGGGCCGAGCTTGGTGAGTGGGCCCCACCGAGCTCCAGCGGAGAGGTGGATCGGATAACCTTCGAAGTTCTACCTACGCTAATGGGACAAGGTATTCGCGTCCAAGACTACATGGTGCTACGGATCCTCTATGACAACCAGTGGCGTAGGCCCGTCTACTTCGCGGTGACGGTCTCCAACGACAACAAGCTGAACCTGTTCAAATACCTGAGGATGGATGGACTGGGCTTCAGGGTGGTCAGCGTGCCAGGCGATTACCAGGTTGCTGTGGACCGGCTGCGCAAGAACTTGTTCGAGGTCTTTCGCTACCGAAGCCTGCAGGATCCATCCGTCTATTTCACTGATAACGTGAAGGGTCTTCTGCAGAACTATCGAGCCGCCTTCTTGCGTTTGGCCACCGAATATGCGCGTGCCCAGCGCTACCCGGACATGGTGGCGACACTGGAGAAGATGGAGGAGGTGATGCCTGAGGCGGTCATCCCCATCTTGGATGTGAATGCACAGTTGGAGGTCGCCAAGCTCTACTACCTTGGTGGTCGCAAGGAAGAGTGCGAGAGGCGTCTGAAGAAGCTGGTGGCAGATAATCCCGATTTCGGCATGGCGCACGGTTGGCTGGTCAACCTGTATGAGCAGGAGGGGCGTTACACCGAGGCCGCCGACGTCCTTGCGCGCTGGCAGGATAAGCATCCGGGTGACAGGGAGATAGAAGCCAAGATCAAGGAGCTCCGCCAGAAAGCCGGAGCTGGTCGCGCAGATACAACGACTGAGAGAGGGGCTAAAGAGCCAGGAGGTGTGACCCAACCCGAGAATAGAGGGTGA
- a CDS encoding flippase-like domain-containing protein → MTEPSPGGSLRRVAITALKVLVSAALVALIIWRIGLDRLRESLSGVNPWWLGAAAVVFTASNLLGAVQWAMLLRARGIGLSLRQVVGYYFVGLFLNNFLIGYVGGDAFRVFDAARASGNTAGAVSSVLFDRLVGFATLTSVAVVAAVAWHHYSGHATSLTIAGGVLILWVLVLLFFFSRRFARPIVYVFNRVLPLGLKNRAKQVYDQVNEYRHQRALLGQVLGLSLVVQLLRIGVHYLTALALGVRVSFAFFLVFVPIIAFLASLPISVGGIGVREQSGVLLFTRVGVPEAAAVAMQFLAYLVGVIATVPGGVILSLRREQSRAAAQAGRWRPSAAAPSAEERR, encoded by the coding sequence GTGACCGAGCCAAGCCCGGGCGGCAGTCTGCGGCGGGTGGCCATCACCGCGCTCAAGGTGCTGGTCAGTGCCGCGCTGGTTGCGCTTATCATCTGGCGTATCGGCCTCGACCGTTTGCGGGAGAGCTTGAGCGGCGTAAACCCTTGGTGGCTTGGCGCGGCAGCGGTGGTGTTCACTGCGAGCAACCTGCTGGGAGCGGTGCAGTGGGCAATGCTGCTCCGCGCGAGGGGTATTGGCCTGTCCCTTCGCCAAGTGGTAGGCTACTACTTTGTGGGCCTCTTTCTCAATAACTTTCTTATCGGCTACGTCGGTGGCGACGCCTTTAGGGTCTTTGACGCGGCGCGGGCCTCAGGAAATACGGCGGGAGCTGTTTCTTCTGTGCTGTTTGATCGCCTGGTCGGCTTTGCCACCTTGACCTCAGTGGCGGTTGTGGCCGCCGTGGCATGGCATCACTATTCAGGCCATGCCACCTCCCTGACGATCGCCGGTGGGGTCTTGATTCTGTGGGTGCTTGTGTTGCTGTTCTTCTTCAGCAGGAGATTTGCGCGTCCGATAGTCTACGTGTTCAATCGGGTGCTGCCCCTGGGCTTGAAGAACAGGGCAAAGCAGGTTTACGACCAGGTGAATGAGTATCGTCACCAGCGCGCCCTGTTAGGCCAGGTGCTGGGCTTGTCGCTCGTTGTGCAATTGCTGCGGATTGGGGTTCACTACTTGACAGCGTTGGCGTTGGGCGTACGGGTGAGTTTTGCTTTTTTCCTGGTGTTTGTGCCCATCATTGCGTTCTTGGCAAGCTTGCCAATTTCCGTGGGGGGCATCGGCGTGCGGGAACAAAGCGGTGTGCTGTTGTTCACTCGAGTGGGGGTACCCGAGGCGGCTGCGGTCGCCATGCAGTTTCTCGCTTACTTGGTAGGAGTGATTGCGACCGTCCCTGGGGGGGTGATCCTATCTTTGCGCAGGGAACAGAGCCGTGCCGCGGCACAGGCCGGGCGGTGGCGACCTTCGGCTGCGGCACCGAGCGCAGAGGAAAGGAGGTAG
- a CDS encoding DUF4837 family protein, whose amino-acid sequence MHKRIAQGLLIALLPALLAVQQGCGTKKPGYGSEDLLIVLADSTEWLAVEGTVRAALERTVYTPQPESYLRVRWVSPENWGTFRRYHTFLVVGTLSGSPVMQSLFGRMLSPNDLRRVEQDSSFLFKKENPWALDQLLLVVVANDTSTLSKRISENADRLHSLVMEHVRKVMTKQMFGKHEQKAVEEELMRKYGWAVRVQHDYHLLEKASDRIVWLRRIPPERWFLVHWEDSDDPSVLTPGWCLKKRKWIGESFYTGERIVEGYTTWQWVDFNGRRAIEMWGLWDDSVKVVGGPFHLYGFYDEPTGRLFVIDMACFAPGERKMPFMRQMDVMARTFHTRGRRVSG is encoded by the coding sequence ATGCACAAACGCATAGCTCAGGGCTTGTTGATCGCACTTCTGCCTGCTCTCTTGGCCGTGCAGCAGGGGTGCGGCACAAAAAAGCCAGGGTACGGCTCCGAGGATTTGCTCATCGTCTTGGCCGATTCCACTGAGTGGCTCGCGGTGGAAGGAACGGTGAGGGCCGCCCTCGAGCGCACCGTGTACACACCTCAGCCCGAGTCCTATTTGCGCGTGCGGTGGGTATCACCAGAGAACTGGGGCACTTTCAGGCGCTATCACACGTTCTTGGTGGTAGGCACGCTCTCCGGAAGTCCGGTCATGCAATCCCTCTTCGGCAGGATGTTGTCGCCGAACGACCTCCGTCGGGTGGAGCAGGACAGCAGCTTTCTCTTCAAAAAGGAAAACCCGTGGGCGCTGGATCAGTTGCTGCTGGTCGTTGTGGCCAATGATACCTCAACCTTGAGCAAAAGGATATCCGAAAACGCCGACCGCCTCCACAGCCTGGTTATGGAACATGTTCGGAAAGTGATGACCAAACAGATGTTTGGAAAACATGAGCAGAAGGCAGTGGAGGAGGAGCTGATGCGCAAGTACGGGTGGGCGGTGCGTGTGCAGCACGACTATCATTTGCTGGAAAAGGCGAGCGATCGCATCGTTTGGCTCCGGCGCATCCCTCCTGAGAGGTGGTTCCTTGTGCACTGGGAGGACAGCGATGACCCCTCGGTGTTGACGCCGGGTTGGTGTCTGAAGAAGCGGAAGTGGATTGGCGAGAGCTTTTACACTGGGGAGCGCATTGTCGAAGGGTATACCACCTGGCAATGGGTGGATTTCAACGGACGTCGTGCTATAGAAATGTGGGGCCTTTGGGATGACTCGGTAAAGGTGGTGGGCGGTCCATTTCACCTTTACGGCTTTTATGATGAGCCCACTGGCAGGCTGTTTGTGATTGACATGGCGTGCTTCGCGCCAGGCGAGCGGAAGATGCCCTTCATGCGGCAGATGGATGTGATGGCTCGTACGTTCCATACAAGGGGTCGTCGAGTAAGCGGGTGA
- the purE gene encoding 5-(carboxyamino)imidazole ribonucleotide mutase, translated as MDKPGTGRAKVAIVMGSESDRETMRAAEAALAYFQVPFETLVLSAHRTPDATAEFAKSAASRGFAVVIAAAGMAAHLPGVMAAHTTLPVIGVPLDSSPLRGVDALYSIVQMPSGVPVATVGIGAAANAALLAVQILAVTDPALAEALAQFKRSGCRLPTQRQT; from the coding sequence ATGGACAAACCAGGAACTGGGAGGGCCAAGGTGGCTATTGTCATGGGGAGCGAATCGGACCGGGAGACAATGCGTGCGGCTGAGGCGGCACTTGCATATTTCCAGGTCCCCTTCGAGACCCTTGTCCTTTCCGCACATCGCACCCCGGATGCGACGGCGGAGTTTGCCAAGAGTGCCGCGTCGCGTGGCTTCGCGGTAGTGATTGCCGCCGCAGGCATGGCCGCGCACCTTCCCGGAGTGATGGCTGCGCACACGACTTTGCCCGTCATCGGCGTCCCTCTGGACTCCTCGCCGCTGCGGGGCGTGGACGCCCTGTACTCGATTGTCCAGATGCCTAGTGGGGTACCGGTCGCCACCGTGGGCATTGGGGCAGCGGCAAACGCAGCGCTTCTCGCGGTGCAAATATTGGCTGTGACGGACCCAGCGTTGGCAGAGGCGTTGGCGCAGTTCAAGCGGTCAGGATGTAGGTTGCCCACGCAACGTCAGACATAG
- a CDS encoding NCS2 family permease codes for MRRYFKFEELGTNYRTEILAGATTFITMAYIVVVNPLILQGAGIPVGPSTVATIIAAFVGTLLMGLYARRPFAIAPYMGENAFIAVTVVGTLGFTWQEGLAAIFIGGVLFVAITLLKLRSWLAMAASESMKYSFVVGIGLFLTFIGLSDMGLVQAGMLGGPPVQLGDVTSPSAVLGVVGLLLMAALMTLGVRGSILISVVAVTLLANLLVRIFGVSIPSFTPLSGMPIGLPPDPTPIMFKLDFGRVFTWGFVPVLLVVFLMDFLDTMATLIGVSARAGFLDEQGNLPEIEKPMLADAIATVVGALCGTTTTGTYIESAAGIEEGGKSGFASVVTAFLFLLTLFFVKFVEAVPPFAYGPALVMVGMMMMKPVTKINFDDVTELIPSFAVIVLMSFTYNMGVGMTAGFVLYPIVKAVAGRVREVSPPMWVLSALSLLFYVFHYFLKG; via the coding sequence ATGCGCCGTTACTTCAAGTTTGAAGAGCTGGGCACCAACTATCGCACAGAGATCTTAGCCGGCGCCACCACCTTCATTACTATGGCTTACATCGTGGTGGTGAACCCCCTGATCTTGCAGGGAGCGGGGATCCCAGTGGGCCCGAGTACTGTGGCGACCATCATTGCTGCTTTCGTCGGCACGCTCCTCATGGGCCTGTATGCTCGTCGGCCGTTTGCCATCGCGCCCTACATGGGGGAGAACGCATTCATCGCCGTGACGGTCGTGGGCACACTTGGCTTCACTTGGCAAGAAGGATTGGCAGCGATTTTCATCGGCGGAGTCCTTTTCGTCGCCATTACCCTCCTGAAGCTGCGAAGCTGGCTTGCAATGGCTGCCTCGGAGAGCATGAAGTACAGTTTCGTGGTGGGAATAGGCTTGTTTCTGACCTTCATCGGCCTGAGCGACATGGGTCTGGTCCAGGCCGGTATGCTGGGCGGTCCACCGGTTCAGCTCGGTGACGTAACTAGCCCCTCTGCAGTCCTCGGGGTGGTGGGACTGCTCCTCATGGCAGCCCTGATGACACTGGGCGTCCGCGGGAGTATCCTGATTTCGGTAGTGGCGGTGACGCTGCTCGCCAACCTCCTGGTGCGCATCTTCGGGGTTTCCATCCCTTCGTTTACGCCCTTGAGCGGGATGCCTATCGGGTTGCCCCCTGATCCGACGCCGATCATGTTCAAATTGGACTTTGGGCGCGTCTTTACGTGGGGCTTTGTGCCGGTCTTGCTTGTCGTCTTCCTCATGGATTTCCTGGACACCATGGCGACGCTCATTGGGGTATCGGCGCGTGCCGGGTTCTTGGACGAGCAGGGCAATTTGCCGGAAATAGAGAAGCCGATGCTGGCTGACGCCATTGCCACTGTGGTTGGTGCGTTGTGCGGCACAACGACCACAGGGACTTATATTGAATCGGCGGCTGGGATTGAGGAGGGCGGCAAGTCCGGGTTTGCTTCCGTGGTCACCGCTTTCCTTTTCCTGTTGACTCTCTTTTTCGTCAAATTCGTGGAAGCTGTGCCGCCGTTTGCGTACGGTCCGGCCCTGGTCATGGTCGGCATGATGATGATGAAGCCTGTCACCAAGATAAACTTCGATGACGTGACAGAGTTGATCCCGTCGTTCGCAGTCATTGTGCTCATGAGCTTCACCTACAACATGGGCGTGGGGATGACAGCGGGTTTTGTGCTCTACCCCATTGTTAAGGCAGTGGCTGGCCGGGTGCGCGAAGTGAGTCCGCCTATGTGGGTGCTGAGTGCTCTGTCACTGCTGTTCTACGTGTTTCACTACTTTTTGAAGGGGTAG
- a CDS encoding carbohydrate kinase family protein, with amino-acid sequence MEGTGTKDKTIGVIGTFVSDLIEPYGGTPTRSLGGIYYTVTYLAAMFDKGWTIRPVARVGADIYERVVASCARHAQVDVSQLHLEERPNTQVRLTYLTENVRQEVTTEPMAPLSWDQVQGVVDADVVLVNFITGEELSPTSFASLSEKAKGLIYTDYHSLAWARDASGRRSLWKNPHWELYVSCADIVQMNEHEAASLMEISPPLPLQALRELARQVLQGRARMVLVTLAERGAFVGERTGTGIRSDLVPAWPVERVVDPTGCGDAFAAAFLRHYLANSDTRAAVEFANRVASINCTLLGAENIEAMKRELAQIESGGRCGKERST; translated from the coding sequence ATGGAGGGAACTGGGACGAAGGATAAGACAATCGGCGTCATTGGCACTTTCGTGAGCGACCTCATTGAGCCGTATGGAGGCACTCCGACGCGAAGCCTTGGTGGCATCTACTACACCGTGACGTATCTGGCGGCAATGTTCGACAAAGGGTGGACGATACGTCCCGTGGCGAGGGTAGGAGCAGACATTTACGAACGGGTAGTGGCCAGCTGTGCGCGACACGCCCAGGTCGATGTCAGCCAGCTACATCTGGAGGAGCGGCCTAACACGCAGGTCCGCCTCACGTACCTGACCGAGAACGTCCGGCAGGAGGTGACCACTGAACCGATGGCGCCACTTTCATGGGACCAGGTGCAAGGGGTGGTCGATGCCGACGTCGTCTTGGTTAACTTTATCACCGGCGAAGAGCTGAGTCCCACCTCCTTCGCGAGCCTTTCGGAGAAGGCCAAGGGTTTGATCTACACAGATTACCACAGCCTGGCGTGGGCGCGGGATGCTTCCGGCAGGCGCTCGTTGTGGAAAAACCCGCATTGGGAGCTGTACGTGTCGTGCGCGGACATCGTCCAAATGAACGAACATGAAGCCGCTTCGTTGATGGAGATTTCGCCGCCCCTGCCCCTCCAGGCCCTGCGTGAGCTCGCGCGGCAGGTGCTGCAAGGCAGAGCAAGGATGGTCTTGGTGACGCTTGCCGAACGAGGCGCCTTTGTGGGAGAGCGGACAGGGACAGGTATCCGGTCCGATTTGGTGCCCGCCTGGCCAGTAGAACGTGTGGTGGACCCCACCGGCTGCGGCGACGCTTTTGCCGCCGCCTTCTTGCGCCACTACTTGGCAAACAGCGATACGCGCGCTGCGGTTGAATTCGCCAACAGGGTTGCCAGCATCAATTGCACACTTCTGGGGGCAGAGAACATTGAGGCCATGAAACGGGAATTGGCCCAAATCGAGAGCGGGGGAAGATGCGGCAAGGAAAGGAGTACGTGA
- the rfbD gene encoding dTDP-4-dehydrorhamnose reductase has product MRVLLTGCNGLLGQNLVAHRPPQVDLVGVDLADTFYGTGSIGRYERLDLRDRTATKALVAAFKPTWIVHTAGYNNVDGAETEKEACWQGNVVATENLIRAAESSGAHVLHLSTDYVFDGAKGPYREEARPNPLGYYGKSKLAAENVVKGSAVPYLIVRTMVLYGYAERARENFATWLLKKLKAGEEVKVVTDQLGNTTLASELAQALWTMVLQDASGVYHIAGKEIVSRYEFAMDLAQVFALDGSLIRPVRTAELGQAAPRPLRSGLIVDKAREEFGVELSATKEALQRFKEELRAAGSPLVDDRDIETA; this is encoded by the coding sequence GTGAGGGTACTGCTTACAGGGTGTAACGGCTTGTTGGGGCAGAACCTGGTGGCACACAGGCCGCCGCAGGTGGATCTCGTAGGTGTGGACCTGGCGGACACATTCTACGGGACTGGGAGCATAGGGCGGTATGAGCGGTTGGACCTGCGTGACCGCACTGCGACGAAGGCTCTGGTGGCGGCATTCAAACCGACCTGGATTGTTCACACTGCCGGCTACAACAATGTCGACGGGGCCGAGACAGAAAAGGAAGCCTGCTGGCAGGGCAACGTGGTGGCCACCGAGAACTTGATAAGGGCTGCAGAGAGCTCCGGCGCGCACGTCCTCCACCTTTCCACCGACTATGTGTTCGATGGCGCAAAGGGACCTTATCGAGAAGAGGCGCGTCCAAACCCGTTGGGCTACTATGGCAAGTCGAAGCTGGCGGCTGAGAATGTGGTAAAAGGGAGCGCAGTACCCTATCTGATCGTGCGCACCATGGTACTCTACGGCTATGCCGAACGTGCACGCGAGAACTTTGCCACCTGGCTTCTGAAAAAGCTGAAGGCGGGCGAGGAGGTCAAAGTAGTCACTGACCAGCTGGGCAATACGACCCTTGCCAGCGAGTTAGCGCAGGCCCTCTGGACCATGGTGCTGCAGGATGCCAGCGGGGTCTACCACATAGCAGGCAAAGAGATCGTGAGTCGCTACGAGTTTGCCATGGACCTGGCGCAAGTTTTTGCCCTTGACGGTTCCTTGATCAGGCCGGTGCGGACAGCGGAGTTGGGCCAGGCGGCACCTCGCCCCTTGCGATCGGGGCTGATTGTGGACAAGGCGCGTGAGGAATTTGGGGTAGAACTCTCAGCCACAAAGGAGGCCTTGCAGCGTTTCAAGGAAGAATTGAGGGCAGCTGGTTCCCCGCTGGTGGACGATCGAGACATCGAAACTGCATAG
- a CDS encoding polyprenol monophosphomannose synthase, protein MRVLVVIPTYNEADNISRLVPAVLAATPPGTEVLVVDDASPDGTGELIRQLAEKDRRIHLLERDRKLGLGSAYVEGFKYALRGDYDFVVEMDADFSHEPREIKLLLERAQGGCDLVIGSRYVDGITVIRWPLKRLVLSIGASKYVRAVTGLKIHDCTSGFKCFRRRVLEAIDLDAIHSDGYSFQIEMSFKAHRKGFKLCEVPITFVERRSGISKMSRKIVYEAVWMVWKLRFYDLIGKL, encoded by the coding sequence ATGCGCGTCCTGGTGGTCATCCCTACGTACAATGAAGCGGACAACATTAGCCGGCTGGTGCCCGCAGTGTTGGCTGCAACACCTCCAGGCACTGAGGTGTTGGTTGTGGACGATGCGTCCCCCGACGGGACGGGCGAGCTCATCAGGCAACTCGCCGAGAAGGACCGACGCATCCACCTTCTGGAGCGCGACCGGAAGCTGGGCCTGGGCAGTGCTTATGTGGAGGGGTTCAAGTATGCGCTAAGGGGCGACTACGACTTTGTGGTGGAGATGGATGCGGACTTTTCCCATGAACCGCGCGAGATTAAGCTTCTCCTGGAGAGGGCGCAAGGCGGCTGTGACCTGGTGATCGGCTCCCGCTACGTGGATGGCATCACCGTGATTCGCTGGCCTTTGAAGCGGCTGGTGCTGAGTATCGGTGCGAGCAAGTACGTGCGTGCCGTCACCGGGCTGAAAATCCATGATTGCACCAGTGGCTTCAAATGCTTTCGCCGCCGTGTGTTAGAAGCGATCGACCTGGACGCTATCCACTCAGACGGTTACTCCTTTCAAATTGAGATGTCCTTCAAAGCCCATAGGAAGGGCTTCAAGCTTTGTGAAGTGCCCATAACCTTTGTCGAGCGGCGCAGTGGCATTTCCAAGATGTCCCGCAAGATTGTTTATGAGGCAGTGTGGATGGTCTGGAAGCTGCGCTTCTACGACCTCATCGGCAAGTTATGA